AAATAGTGGAGACAGTGAAACTAATTTCTCCTGCTTTTGGAGGAATTAATCTTGAGGATATATCAGCCCCAAGATGTTTTCTCATAGAAGAAAAACTTAAAAGAGAGTTAGACATTCCGGTATTTCATGATGATCAGCATGGAACAGCGGTTGTTGTGTATGCTGCATTGCTTAGTGCCTTACAATTAGTTAGCAAACAAATAGACAAAATAAAAGTTGTTATCCTTGGGGCAGGAGCGGCTGGGATCGCCATCTCAAAGCTGCTTACTAACGCAGGATGCAGGAATATTCTTATATGCGATAGAGCAGGCATAATACACAAAAACAGAGAAGGCAATATGAATTTTGCAAAAAAGGAGATTTCAGAAATTACGAATCCTGAGAACTTATCAGGAACTCTGGCAGACGCTACAGTCGGAGCTGATGTCTTTATAGGAGTATCAGGCCCTGGTTTAGTAACAGGGAAAATGGTAAAGAATATGAATAAAGAGGCAGTTGTTTTTGCCATGTCAAATCCCGTTCCAGAAATCGCACCCGAAGAGGCTAAGCGGGCTGGAGCGAGAATTATTGGAACAGGCCGCAGTGATATGCCAAATCAGATTAATAATGTGCTTGCCTTTCCAGGAATATTCAGAGGCGCGTTGGATGTAAGATCGTCGGATATAAACGAAGAGATGAAAATAGCGGCTGCAGAGGCATTATCAAGCTTAATATCAAATAAAGAATTGCGTGATGATTACATAATTGTTAATCCTTTTGATAAAAGAATAAAAAGCGCTGTTTCCAGAGCCGTTGCAAAAGCAGCCAAGTCCAGTGGTGTTGCAAGGAAATAAATATGGAATACCGCACTGTTGCACAGATTAACTTAAAAGCTATAGGACATAACGTTGCCTGCATAAGAAAAATAGTAGGTAAAGATAGAAAAATTCTTGCAGCAGTTAAGGCAAATGCTTATGGACACGGAGATGCAGAGACAGCAAAAACCGCAGTAAAATGTGGCGTTGACTATCTTGGTGTTGCCAATATTGAAGAAGCTATCCACCTGCGCAGAGCGGATATAAATATACCGATTTTAATACTTGGCTGTTCATTTAAATATGAAATAGGGGATATCCTTTCATATAATATAAGTCCAACTATAGCAGACCTGGACTTTGCAGAAGCATTGAATAGAAAAGCAAAAGAGTTTCCTAATAAAGTAGCAGTACATGTTAAAATTGATACAGGGATGGGACGGATAGGTTCACACTTTGAACATGCTGTAGATTTTGTAAAAGAGATCGCTAAATTAGAAAACCTGTTCTTAGAAGGTATATTTACGCATTTCCCTTCTTCTGATGAAGCTGATAAAAGTTTCAGTCTGCTTCAAATAAAGCGGTTCAAAGATATTCTGGATAAACTAGAAAACTCAGGAATCTTAATACCTATAAGGCACATGGCAAACAGCGGAGCCATTCTCTCTGAAAATATTCATGACAGTTTTTTTGATATGGTCCGCCCGGGCTTAATGCTCTATGGGGCATATCCATCGCCTTATGTTTCCAAGGACATCAAGCTTGAACCAGCTTTGACACTAAAAACAAGAGTTGTCTTTATAAAAGATGTGAAACGAGGTTCTACAATCAGCTATGGAAGAACCCACATAACAAAGTCAAAAGCAAGGCTTGCTGCAATACCGGTTGGATATGGTGATGGATACAGCAGATTACTTTCAAACAAGGGAGAGGTGCTGATAAAAGGTAAAAGAGCTCCTATTGTGGGAAGAGTTTGTATGGATCAGTTAATAGTGGATGTAAGTAGAATTTCTGAGGTATGCGTGGGGGATGAGGTTGTTTTAATTGGCAAGCAGGGACGGGGGCAAATAAGTGCTGAGGAAATTGCAGAAAAAATAGGCACAATACCTAATGAAGTATTCTGCATGATTAGTAAAAGAGTGCCGAGAGTATATGGAAAAAATTAGAATTTTACGCATAATTTCGAATTTGGGAGTGGGTGGTGTGCAGAAAAGAATGGTGTCGCTTTTACCAAAACTCAACAAAGAGAGGTATGAAATTGTCGTATGCAGCTTCAAATCCGGAGAATTGCAGCATTGCCTGGAACAATCTGGAATTCCAGTCCGAATAGTCTCGCGCAGATTCAAGTTTGATCCTGTTTGCATATATAGACTGTGCTCAATCATGAAGAAGGAAAATATTGATATAGTTCATACTCACTGCCACAAACCCAACACTACAGGGAGATTTGCGGCAAAATTAGCAGGTGTGCCTGTTATAATTGCAAATGAGCATAATGTGGATAGTTGGAAAAGCAACTGGCAGCTAACCCTAGACAAATGGCTTGCTGCACACTCCGATAAAATTATTGCAGTATCAGAAGCAGTTAAAAGCTTTTATGTAAAAAATGCTAATATTTCTGCTGATAAATTTGAGGTTGTCTATAATGGAGTGGATTTGGATTTCTGGCAAAATAATATACCTGCAAAGGAAATGATTTTTAAGAAAAAGGCTGAATTGGGCTTATTGCAGGGCGATAAAGTAATAGTAGCTATCGGCCGACTTCATCCGCAAAAGGGACATGAATACTTATTAAGAGCAGCAAGAAAAATAATCCCCAGAATGAAAAACCTAAAGTTTCTGATAATTGGAGATGGTCCAATGAAAGAGAGTTTAGAATCTTGCTCGGAAAGATTAGGCATAAAAGAGAATGTTGTCTTTACAGGTAAAAGAGACGATGTAAAAGATATACTATACCTCTCAGACATTTCAGTAGTTTCGTCTGTCAGAGAAGGGTTCTCAAACGCAGTTTTAGAAGCAATGGCCTGCGGGAAGCCGGTTGTTGCAACAGATGTGGGTGGCAACAAGGAGATTATCATTGATGGGAAAAATGGGTTTATTGTTTCTTCCAGAGATGAAGATGCTCTTGCAGATAGGATACTGACATTAGCTGGCAATGAAGAATTGACTATAAGAATGGGGCTTGCTGCTAAAGAAACTGTCAAAAGTTTTTCTTTAAGCCGGATGATTCACAAAACTGAAAAACTCTATGAAGAGTTGATGGATAAAAAAATATGAGACATACCCGTCAGTATTTTTTGGGAGTAACAGTAGCTGTATGCGTGAGGTATCTGCCTAGAAGTTTAATGCTTTTTTTAGGCAATATTCTTGGAGATTTCGCATTTTACATAATTAGAGTCAGGAGAAAACAGGTTTTTAAAAATCTTAGAATAGCTTTTGGAAATCAGAAGAGTGAAATTGAACTGAAAAAGATAGCAAGAAAGATGTATCGTAATCTTGGAAAGACACTTCTGGAATTTCTGCAGCTTCCTAGAATGAATGGAACAAGAATAAGAAGAATTGTTGATACGTCTGAGCTATGTAAAATAGCCCCCATTCTAAAAGAAGGGAAAGGAGCTATTTTGCTTGGTGCGCATTTTGGAAACTGGGAACTTTTGGGCGCCGCTTTTGGACTTTTGGGATATCCTGTAAATGTAATTGGCAGACTTTCAGATAACAGAAGAATAGGGAATACTATTGACAGGTATAGAAGGCTTGTTGGAATGAAAGTTATTCAGAAGAATGATCCCATTAGAAAGGTGCTTCGCGCACTCAGTAATAATGAACTGGTTGCTATATTAATGGATCAAAATACGAGAAAAGATATGATTTTTGTAGATTTCTTTGGAAGTCCTGCAGCTACTGCAAAAGGAATAGCTGTTTTTGCCCTGAGAACAGGAGCACCAGTTGTTCCAGCTTTTATTGTAAGAGAGAGGAAACACCACAGAATACTTATTGGAAATCCTATATATGCGCATAGTTCTGAAAACGCAGAGAATGATATACGGAAATACACAGCGCAATTTTCTAAGGTTATTGAATCTTATATCAGACAATATCCTGACCAGTGGTTCTGGCTACATAATCGCTGGAAAACCCAGCCTAAAAAACTATTAGCTTAATGTAAAAAATACTGTATAATATACATAAAGATAATAATTATTCATGAATTATTGAGGTATTTGAAATGCATGCTATTATGTCTCGTTGGATAGAGCAAAAATTAAGAAGTTCATTGTCGCAACATAAGGTACGTCTTATTTTTGGGGCGCGTCAAACAGGGAAGTCTACTTTACTTCGTCGGTTAGCTCCATCAAGCGCTTTGTTTATAAATCTTCAGGACCGTCGGGTTCGGCTGCGTTTTGAAAGGCAGCCGGATGAACTGATAAGAATGCTTAAGGCAGAATCAAGGAAACGGACAGTTCTAATTGATGAAATCCAGAAAGTACCAGCACTACTTGACGATATTCAATTACTCTATGATGAAGATCCTGAGAGATTTGAATTTATTCTTACAGGAAGTTCCGCGCGTAAATTACGCTATTCAGCAGCCAATCTATTACCAGGACGAGCGCACCAGTACCATCTTTTTCCACTAATTTCTACAGAGAGGCAAGATGCAAACGATTCAATTATATTACCTATGGCAATTGCTAAATCATTACATCATGGTTTCCCAAAAGCAGATATAGAAACACTACTTTTGTATGGAAACCTTCCAGGGATAGTTATGGAACAGGACCCTACCCGAAAAGCAACATTAGAATCCTATGCTGAAATTTATTTGGAAGAGGAAATACGTCGAGAAGCGTTAGTACGAAATGTGGGTCATTTTAGTAAATTTCTGGAGTTAGCCGCATTAGAATCGGGACAAATAATGAACTTGACTAAACTTTCGCAACAGTCAGGAATACCTGTAGCTACCTTACGTTCTTTTTATCAGGTTTTGATAGATACATTCATAGGTTATTGGCTGCTACCGTTTAAAGGCAGAA
This genomic interval from bacterium contains the following:
- a CDS encoding AAA family ATPase, whose protein sequence is MHAIMSRWIEQKLRSSLSQHKVRLIFGARQTGKSTLLRRLAPSSALFINLQDRRVRLRFERQPDELIRMLKAESRKRTVLIDEIQKVPALLDDIQLLYDEDPERFEFILTGSSARKLRYSAANLLPGRAHQYHLFPLISTERQDANDSIILPMAIAKSLHHGFPKADIETLLLYGNLPGIVMEQDPTRKATLESYAEIYLEEEIRREALVRNVGHFSKFLELAALESGQIMNLTKLSQQSGIPVATLRSFYQVLIDTFIGYWLLPFKGRTRKRLLTTPMFCFFDLGVRNALARISLTKQSLQVQAGTLFQQWVLTELWHRCGYLGRNYCLYFWRTVSGAEVDIVLETPNEVIPIEVKWTDNPRETDARHVKLFMQTYPDCAKRGFIVCRSPHRLQITKQITAIPWQEM
- a CDS encoding glycosyltransferase; protein product: MQKRMVSLLPKLNKERYEIVVCSFKSGELQHCLEQSGIPVRIVSRRFKFDPVCIYRLCSIMKKENIDIVHTHCHKPNTTGRFAAKLAGVPVIIANEHNVDSWKSNWQLTLDKWLAAHSDKIIAVSEAVKSFYVKNANISADKFEVVYNGVDLDFWQNNIPAKEMIFKKKAELGLLQGDKVIVAIGRLHPQKGHEYLLRAARKIIPRMKNLKFLIIGDGPMKESLESCSERLGIKENVVFTGKRDDVKDILYLSDISVVSSVREGFSNAVLEAMACGKPVVATDVGGNKEIIIDGKNGFIVSSRDEDALADRILTLAGNEELTIRMGLAAKETVKSFSLSRMIHKTEKLYEELMDKKI
- the alr gene encoding alanine racemase, encoding MEYRTVAQINLKAIGHNVACIRKIVGKDRKILAAVKANAYGHGDAETAKTAVKCGVDYLGVANIEEAIHLRRADINIPILILGCSFKYEIGDILSYNISPTIADLDFAEALNRKAKEFPNKVAVHVKIDTGMGRIGSHFEHAVDFVKEIAKLENLFLEGIFTHFPSSDEADKSFSLLQIKRFKDILDKLENSGILIPIRHMANSGAILSENIHDSFFDMVRPGLMLYGAYPSPYVSKDIKLEPALTLKTRVVFIKDVKRGSTISYGRTHITKSKARLAAIPVGYGDGYSRLLSNKGEVLIKGKRAPIVGRVCMDQLIVDVSRISEVCVGDEVVLIGKQGRGQISAEEIAEKIGTIPNEVFCMISKRVPRVYGKN
- a CDS encoding NADP-dependent malic enzyme, producing MERLSKESLEAHKKLKGKIEIKSKIKLNNIHDLSIAYTPGVAEPCRQIFRNREKIYDLTSKWNTIAIVTDGSAVLGLGNIGADASLPVMEGKAVLFKQFGDVDAFPICINSQDTDKIVETVKLISPAFGGINLEDISAPRCFLIEEKLKRELDIPVFHDDQHGTAVVVYAALLSALQLVSKQIDKIKVVILGAGAAGIAISKLLTNAGCRNILICDRAGIIHKNREGNMNFAKKEISEITNPENLSGTLADATVGADVFIGVSGPGLVTGKMVKNMNKEAVVFAMSNPVPEIAPEEAKRAGARIIGTGRSDMPNQINNVLAFPGIFRGALDVRSSDINEEMKIAAAEALSSLISNKELRDDYIIVNPFDKRIKSAVSRAVAKAAKSSGVARK
- a CDS encoding lysophospholipid acyltransferase family protein, which encodes MRHTRQYFLGVTVAVCVRYLPRSLMLFLGNILGDFAFYIIRVRRKQVFKNLRIAFGNQKSEIELKKIARKMYRNLGKTLLEFLQLPRMNGTRIRRIVDTSELCKIAPILKEGKGAILLGAHFGNWELLGAAFGLLGYPVNVIGRLSDNRRIGNTIDRYRRLVGMKVIQKNDPIRKVLRALSNNELVAILMDQNTRKDMIFVDFFGSPAATAKGIAVFALRTGAPVVPAFIVRERKHHRILIGNPIYAHSSENAENDIRKYTAQFSKVIESYIRQYPDQWFWLHNRWKTQPKKLLA